Proteins encoded within one genomic window of Deltaproteobacteria bacterium:
- the recA gene encoding recombinase RecA → MARPKTASPEDARREALETALATIERRFGQGSVMRLSDTSHQVIPVIPTGSISLDLALGVGGIPRGRITEIYGPESSGKTTQALHIIAEAQKRGGTAAFIDAEHALDTNYARRLGVKTEDLLVSQPDYGEQALEIADMLVRSGAVDVVVVDSVAALIPQAELDGNMGETQVGGQARLMSHAMRKLTGTIHKSRTALIFINQLRMKIGMTGYGSPETTTGGNALKFYASVRLDVRRIATLKDKEESYGNRVRIKVAKNKVAPPFREAEFDILYGTGISREGELLDLGVEHGIVDKSGAWYAFGSERLGQGKENVRAFLQENDDLRTQIERALLEQLGMSVPEELPAPTPVPAPTED, encoded by the coding sequence ATGGCCCGTCCCAAAACCGCTTCCCCGGAAGACGCCCGCCGCGAGGCGTTGGAAACCGCCCTGGCCACCATTGAACGGCGTTTCGGTCAGGGTTCGGTCATGCGCCTGTCCGATACATCCCACCAGGTCATCCCGGTCATTCCCACGGGCTCCATTTCCCTGGACCTGGCCCTGGGCGTGGGCGGCATCCCACGCGGACGCATCACGGAGATCTACGGTCCGGAATCCTCGGGCAAGACCACCCAGGCCCTGCATATCATCGCCGAAGCCCAAAAGCGCGGCGGCACGGCGGCCTTCATCGACGCCGAACACGCCCTGGACACCAATTACGCCCGCCGGCTGGGCGTCAAGACCGAGGATCTGCTCGTGTCCCAGCCCGATTACGGTGAACAGGCCCTGGAAATCGCGGACATGCTGGTGCGTTCCGGGGCCGTGGACGTGGTCGTGGTTGACTCCGTGGCCGCCCTCATCCCCCAGGCCGAATTGGACGGCAACATGGGCGAGACCCAGGTCGGCGGACAGGCCCGCCTCATGTCCCACGCCATGCGCAAGCTGACCGGCACCATCCACAAATCGCGCACGGCCCTCATCTTCATCAACCAGCTGCGCATGAAGATCGGCATGACCGGCTACGGCAGCCCGGAAACGACCACCGGCGGCAATGCCCTCAAGTTCTATGCCTCGGTCCGCCTGGACGTGCGCCGCATCGCCACCCTCAAGGACAAGGAAGAATCCTATGGCAACCGGGTCCGGATAAAGGTGGCCAAGAACAAGGTCGCGCCGCCCTTCCGCGAGGCGGAATTCGATATTTTGTATGGCACGGGCATTTCCCGCGAGGGCGAGCTGCTGGATCTGGGCGTTGAACACGGCATCGTGGACAAAAGCGGGGCCTGGTACGCCTTTGGCTCCGAACGCCTGGGCCAGGGCAAGGAAAACGTCCGCGCCTTTTTGCAGGAAAATGACGATCTGCGCACCCAGATCGAACGCGCCCTGCTCGAACAGCTGGGCATGAGCGTTCCCGAGGAACTCCCGGCTCCGACTCCGGTTCCGGCTCCGACGGAAGACTAG